One genomic window of Bacillus mycoides includes the following:
- a CDS encoding MFS transporter gives MQSEKLWTKDFLGTCFSSLFLFLTFYMLMTTLPVYVIDSLKGKPEEIGLVATVFLISSVLCRPFTGKWLDDLGRKKILFISLSLFLAATVMYFGTQSLFLLLALRFLHGIGFGMATTATGTIVTDVAPAHRRGEALAYYGVFMSLPMVIGPFLGLTIISHFSFTVLFIVCSVFSLLAFLLGLLVDIPHEAPVNKQKREKMKWKDLIEPSSIPIALTGFVLAFSYSGILSFIPIYAKELGLSEIASYFFILYALVVVISRPFTGKIFDRFGENVLIYPAIIIFTIGMFILSQAQTSFWFLGSGMLIGLGYGTLIPSFQTIAISAAPNHRRGSATATYFSFFDSGIGFGSFILGIVAAKSSYHNMYFIAAIIVAFTLLLYYGLHGRKQKFKKQSTDGQISA, from the coding sequence ATGCAAAGTGAAAAACTTTGGACGAAGGATTTCCTCGGAACTTGTTTTAGTAGTCTGTTTCTCTTTTTAACATTTTACATGCTTATGACTACTCTGCCTGTCTATGTTATAGACAGCCTAAAAGGAAAACCTGAGGAAATTGGTTTAGTTGCAACTGTTTTTCTTATTTCATCTGTTTTATGTAGACCATTCACAGGAAAATGGCTCGATGATTTAGGAAGAAAGAAAATATTATTCATTTCACTTTCACTATTTTTAGCCGCTACTGTTATGTATTTCGGTACGCAAAGTTTATTTTTATTACTTGCCCTTCGCTTCTTACATGGTATTGGATTCGGAATGGCAACGACAGCAACTGGAACAATTGTAACTGATGTAGCACCAGCTCATAGACGCGGTGAAGCACTTGCTTATTACGGCGTATTTATGAGTCTACCGATGGTAATTGGTCCTTTTTTAGGTTTAACAATTATTTCTCATTTTTCATTTACTGTACTATTTATCGTTTGTTCAGTATTTTCATTACTCGCATTTTTATTAGGATTACTAGTCGATATTCCGCATGAAGCACCAGTAAACAAACAAAAACGAGAAAAAATGAAATGGAAAGACTTAATTGAACCATCTTCTATTCCGATCGCTCTGACAGGATTTGTTTTAGCCTTTTCTTATAGTGGCATTTTATCCTTTATTCCTATTTATGCGAAAGAACTCGGTTTAAGCGAAATTGCAAGTTACTTCTTTATTCTATACGCACTTGTTGTGGTCATTTCTCGTCCATTTACAGGGAAAATATTTGATCGTTTCGGTGAAAATGTACTTATTTATCCAGCTATCATTATTTTCACAATTGGGATGTTCATTTTAAGCCAAGCGCAAACTTCATTTTGGTTCCTTGGCTCAGGTATGTTAATCGGTTTAGGATACGGAACATTAATTCCAAGTTTCCAAACGATTGCAATTTCTGCCGCTCCAAACCATCGACGTGGTTCTGCGACAGCTACTTACTTCTCGTTCTTTGATAGCGGCATTGGCTTTGGTTCTTTCATTTTAGGTATAGTCGCTGCCAAATCAAGTTATCATAATATGTATTTTATCGCAGCTATTATCGTTGCGTTCACTTTACTTCTTTATTATGGATTACACGGACGAAAACAAAAATTCAAGAAGCAAAGTACAGATGGACAAATCTCTGCTTAA
- a CDS encoding YolD-like family protein, giving the protein MNYTHMPKGIGMVKRTPFAPIPKKFIGIGKIVKKQTKVERPTLTQNEQEIIENKLLCSFLSEEKILIIYYRDGHLLTRYVTVTDINPIKNLITCTDASYNRIFLNFIDIIDLR; this is encoded by the coding sequence ATGAACTATACACATATGCCAAAAGGAATAGGAATGGTTAAGCGGACTCCGTTCGCTCCGATACCGAAGAAATTCATCGGCATTGGTAAGATTGTTAAAAAACAAACAAAAGTGGAGCGCCCTACATTAACCCAAAACGAACAAGAAATTATTGAAAACAAGTTATTATGTTCATTTCTTTCTGAAGAGAAAATATTGATTATTTATTATAGAGATGGTCATTTGCTTACTAGATATGTGACTGTAACTGACATAAATCCGATAAAGAATTTAATAACTTGCACTGATGCATCTTATAACAGAATTTTCCTTAATTTTATAGATATAATTGATTTGAGATAA
- a CDS encoding MarR family winged helix-turn-helix transcriptional regulator, producing the protein MDEKQHFFHIVSQTSRKFTKKFNERVSPTGLFSAQWAVIFRINQTGSCTQTELCQYLNVESPTMTRTLTRMETMGWIIRTEGKDRREKLISLSETAIEMIPVWQEEVDSFEEKTLEGIKEEDLHEAFQLLQQIIKNLDH; encoded by the coding sequence ATGGACGAAAAACAACATTTTTTCCACATTGTCAGTCAAACTTCTCGTAAGTTTACGAAGAAATTTAATGAACGTGTATCTCCAACAGGATTATTTAGTGCGCAATGGGCTGTTATTTTCCGCATTAATCAAACTGGATCTTGTACTCAAACAGAATTATGTCAGTATTTAAATGTTGAATCACCAACGATGACCCGCACGTTAACACGCATGGAAACGATGGGCTGGATTATTCGTACGGAAGGAAAAGATCGCCGTGAGAAGCTCATTTCCTTATCGGAAACAGCAATAGAAATGATTCCAGTATGGCAAGAAGAAGTTGATTCCTTTGAAGAAAAGACGCTAGAAGGTATTAAAGAAGAAGACTTACATGAAGCTTTTCAATTGTTACAACAAATTATCAAAAATTTAGATCATTAA
- a CDS encoding cupredoxin domain-containing protein, producing the protein MSVKKLLTGLIISLTMIVVMTTLGSLRVFAEPDVVRQPIEVELNDDYFNPNVITVPVGKTTTLLLKNKGNRDHTFTVKKLGIDAEVPPGKEKTITVKPETPGTYELICRFHYLKGMDGKVIVK; encoded by the coding sequence ATGTCTGTGAAAAAGCTATTAACTGGATTAATCATTTCCCTTACGATGATTGTAGTTATGACTACTTTAGGATCGCTCCGTGTATTTGCCGAACCCGACGTTGTGAGGCAGCCTATTGAGGTTGAATTGAATGATGATTACTTTAATCCGAATGTCATCACTGTTCCAGTTGGAAAAACGACAACGTTGCTATTAAAAAATAAAGGAAATAGAGATCACACCTTTACGGTGAAAAAGCTCGGAATCGACGCTGAGGTCCCGCCAGGAAAAGAAAAAACAATTACCGTAAAACCTGAAACCCCCGGTACATATGAACTAATATGTCGGTTCCACTACTTGAAAGGAATGGATGGAAAAGTAATAGTCAAATAA
- a CDS encoding HAD family hydrolase: MELESEVKAIVLDLDGTLLNSQKKVSERNRKAILECLKKGLKVIFATARAPRSVKVFLPHELQDIATMIYYNGALVVDNALGYRQHYPIESAITNEIIEFVITHQADACLSVESEDTWYSNKTLDYNKTMNAVVNPIVVPLNELKKVSASKLLISQYTHYEKLQKQFAHKVSTICTDAGTLTQIMAKGVSKERAVREICTQNNISMGNIMVFGDDWNDLELFYTSGFPIAMGNAIPKLKDAAYFITDTNDKDGVAQVLEKLICTVNNS; the protein is encoded by the coding sequence ATGGAATTAGAATCCGAGGTTAAAGCAATCGTTTTAGATTTAGATGGTACGTTATTAAATTCACAAAAGAAAGTGTCAGAAAGAAATAGAAAGGCTATACTGGAGTGTCTGAAGAAAGGATTAAAGGTTATTTTTGCTACAGCAAGGGCGCCACGATCAGTCAAAGTTTTTCTTCCTCACGAACTTCAAGACATTGCAACTATGATTTACTACAATGGAGCTTTGGTAGTGGATAACGCATTAGGTTACAGACAACATTACCCGATTGAATCAGCAATCACAAATGAAATTATAGAATTTGTTATTACTCACCAGGCTGATGCATGCCTCTCAGTTGAATCGGAAGATACATGGTACAGTAATAAAACATTGGATTACAACAAAACCATGAATGCAGTTGTAAATCCAATTGTAGTTCCATTAAATGAATTAAAAAAAGTTAGTGCTTCAAAATTATTAATCTCACAATATACTCATTATGAAAAACTACAAAAACAGTTTGCACATAAAGTAAGTACTATATGTACCGATGCAGGAACTTTAACTCAAATCATGGCAAAAGGTGTTTCTAAAGAACGAGCTGTAAGGGAAATCTGCACCCAAAATAATATCTCTATGGGTAACATAATGGTCTTTGGAGACGATTGGAATGATTTAGAGCTATTCTATACATCTGGTTTTCCAATTGCTATGGGAAATGCAATACCTAAATTGAAGGATGCTGCATATTTTATTACCGATACCAATGATAAAGATGGTGTAGCTCAAGTATTAGAAAAGTTAATTTGTACTGTTAACAACAGTTAA
- a CDS encoding Thoeris anti-defense Tad2 family protein, with protein MMAADGVCYMWVPSQADLFANDWVEL; from the coding sequence ATGATGGCTGCTGATGGCGTGTGTTATATGTGGGTTCCGTCCCAAGCTGATTTGTTTGCAAATGATTGGGTGGAACTGTAA
- a CDS encoding serine hydrolase domain-containing protein, producing the protein MNGKKSPLLLLLLVLLFVVTGLGFTFFKHNKTTPTKDTVTKENWLDDPYLRWSYTHMKEFTLINEVKNNPDQVAPFPTALQNLDDFAVERGFGNTTPLTKLLDENKTDAFVVVHNGQLVYERYFNGYNESEPHGMASLAKVFTGAIIQSLAEENFIDVEKTADTYIKELKNTPFGKATLQQLMDMQVSAEYPTHGYMQLGLENQDAQLYLASNILPRGKNYEGPMKIYDMLLEAEETAPPGSAFSYNNGSSETLAWIIRTITDKSLAENVSEQIWSQIGMEEDAYYVTDETKVEQASAGLNATARDMARFGQLLLNNGQYNGEQIVPSSITESVKNVQEDELAIGSGASISYHNQWWIPHNEQGAFEVLGSYGQSLYIDPKANMVIVHFSSNATPSNEIHSVYSDMYVDIAHHLEKLPR; encoded by the coding sequence ATGAATGGAAAGAAATCTCCCCTGCTATTACTGTTACTAGTATTACTATTCGTAGTTACAGGGCTTGGGTTTACTTTTTTTAAACATAATAAAACGACCCCCACTAAAGATACTGTCACAAAAGAAAACTGGCTAGACGATCCTTACTTACGCTGGTCGTATACACATATGAAAGAATTTACTTTAATTAATGAAGTAAAAAACAATCCTGACCAAGTTGCTCCCTTCCCTACCGCGTTACAAAACTTAGACGATTTTGCTGTGGAGCGTGGATTTGGAAATACAACTCCTCTAACAAAACTTTTAGACGAAAACAAAACAGACGCTTTTGTCGTTGTACATAATGGACAACTTGTTTATGAGCGATATTTCAATGGATATAACGAGAGTGAACCTCATGGCATGGCATCATTAGCAAAGGTTTTTACTGGTGCAATCATACAATCTCTCGCTGAAGAAAATTTTATTGATGTAGAGAAAACAGCTGACACTTACATAAAAGAATTAAAAAATACACCGTTTGGTAAAGCAACACTTCAGCAATTAATGGACATGCAAGTTTCCGCTGAATACCCTACTCACGGATATATGCAGCTAGGACTAGAAAATCAAGATGCACAACTATATTTAGCTAGTAATATTTTACCCCGAGGTAAAAATTACGAGGGGCCTATGAAAATTTATGATATGTTACTAGAAGCAGAAGAAACTGCACCGCCTGGCTCCGCTTTTTCTTACAATAACGGCTCAAGTGAAACGCTCGCTTGGATTATTCGAACAATCACCGATAAATCATTAGCTGAAAACGTAAGCGAGCAAATTTGGTCTCAAATTGGTATGGAAGAAGACGCTTATTACGTTACAGATGAAACAAAAGTAGAACAAGCAAGCGCCGGTTTAAATGCAACTGCTAGGGATATGGCGAGATTCGGGCAATTACTTTTAAATAATGGTCAATATAATGGAGAACAAATCGTCCCTTCTTCTATTACAGAAAGTGTGAAAAATGTACAAGAAGACGAGCTCGCAATTGGCAGCGGCGCTTCAATTTCTTATCATAATCAATGGTGGATTCCGCACAATGAACAAGGTGCTTTCGAAGTGTTAGGCAGTTACGGACAATCTCTTTACATCGATCCGAAAGCAAATATGGTAATCGTCCACTTCTCTTCTAACGCTACGCCCAGTAATGAAATCCATTCGGTTTATTCCGATATGTATGTTGATATTGCACATCATTTGGAGAAGCTTCCGCGGTAG
- a CDS encoding glutamate decarboxylase: MPQNRKEEVQNDAYEGKEIMPDNPQYLPRHVQMELPHEFSVNPLFAREGESVVPRFHMPDEGMLPETAYQIVHDEIALDGNARLNLATFVSTWMEPAAEHLYAKSFDKNMIDKDEYPQTAEIEERCVRILANLWHSPTPLTTMGVSTTGSSEACMLGGLALKRRWQNARKSEGKPVDRPNIVFSSAVQVVWEKFANYWEVEPRYVKVSPEHPRLDPQGVLAAVDENTIGVVPILGETYTGLYEPVAAIAKALDDLQERTGLDIPMHVDAASGGFIAPFLQPDLVWDFQLPRVKSINVSGHKYGLVYPGLGWIIWREAEDLPEDLIFRVSYLGGNMPTFALNFSRPGAQVLLQYYNYLRLGKSGYYDVQRASQKVALFLSKAIQKMEPFELLSDGSDIPVFAWRLKDGYTLNWNLYDLSRQLRVFGWQVPAYPLPPDMEAVTIMRVVVRNGFSMDLAHLFLRNLKQTVAFLDSLDGPMPHDTKCDNGFHH, translated from the coding sequence ATGCCACAGAATCGAAAAGAAGAAGTTCAAAACGATGCATACGAAGGAAAAGAGATCATGCCAGATAATCCACAATATCTACCGCGTCACGTGCAAATGGAGCTGCCTCACGAATTTTCTGTAAACCCTCTGTTTGCCCGCGAAGGAGAATCAGTCGTTCCGCGCTTTCACATGCCTGATGAAGGCATGTTACCAGAAACAGCGTATCAAATCGTCCATGATGAAATTGCTCTTGATGGCAATGCCCGCTTGAATCTTGCAACATTCGTTAGCACATGGATGGAGCCTGCCGCAGAGCACTTATATGCCAAATCATTCGACAAGAACATGATTGACAAGGATGAATATCCACAGACAGCCGAAATTGAGGAGCGGTGTGTCCGCATTTTAGCCAACCTCTGGCATTCACCCACTCCCCTTACGACTATGGGCGTTTCAACAACTGGATCGTCGGAAGCATGTATGCTCGGGGGGCTTGCGTTAAAGAGACGCTGGCAAAATGCACGCAAAAGCGAAGGGAAGCCGGTGGATCGGCCCAATATTGTGTTTAGTTCTGCTGTTCAAGTCGTTTGGGAAAAATTCGCGAACTATTGGGAGGTTGAACCACGCTATGTGAAGGTTAGCCCAGAGCATCCTCGATTGGATCCTCAGGGGGTCCTCGCTGCCGTGGATGAAAATACGATTGGTGTGGTACCGATTCTCGGTGAGACTTATACCGGGCTGTACGAACCGGTTGCCGCCATTGCGAAAGCGTTGGACGATTTACAGGAGAGGACGGGCCTCGACATTCCCATGCATGTGGATGCGGCTTCGGGGGGATTTATAGCACCGTTTCTTCAACCAGATTTAGTCTGGGATTTTCAATTACCGAGGGTGAAGTCCATCAATGTATCCGGACATAAATATGGATTAGTCTACCCTGGGTTGGGTTGGATAATTTGGCGGGAAGCTGAAGATCTCCCTGAGGATCTAATCTTCCGCGTCTCCTATTTGGGCGGGAACATGCCGACTTTTGCCCTGAATTTCTCTCGACCTGGCGCACAAGTGCTCCTGCAATATTACAATTACCTGCGTTTGGGGAAAAGTGGGTACTATGATGTCCAAAGGGCTTCTCAGAAAGTCGCTCTTTTTCTTAGCAAGGCGATTCAGAAGATGGAACCGTTCGAACTTTTGTCCGATGGTTCGGATATTCCGGTTTTCGCTTGGCGACTGAAAGATGGTTACACATTAAACTGGAATCTTTATGATTTATCTCGACAATTGCGTGTGTTCGGCTGGCAAGTACCCGCCTATCCATTGCCTCCAGATATGGAAGCGGTGACGATTATGCGCGTTGTGGTTCGAAATGGATTTTCCATGGATCTCGCGCATTTATTTTTGAGGAACCTCAAACAGACCGTTGCCTTTCTGGATTCCCTAGACGGGCCTATGCCACATGATACGAAATGTGATAATGGGTTTCATCACTAA